The following proteins come from a genomic window of Chanos chanos chromosome 15, fChaCha1.1, whole genome shotgun sequence:
- the LOC115828908 gene encoding UDP-glucuronosyltransferase 2C1 — MDGSHWVNMEVLVKELHSRGHELTVIRQQSSWFVRENSPHYTSITVKLEKEEISLDFFENSARRVLEGRRKGSVMGALVQITELIGILKVAHSATCGMLSIMLENKTLMAQMRDTRFDLMLTDPGMPAGVLLAHYLNLPMVYNVRWMTLGEGHFSIAPSPISYVPVPGSGLTDSMSLLERTRNFLHYGLNLLQERWLVLPIYSDLLHRHFPPESDLLAMQRSAHVWLVRVDFVFEFPRPSMPNLVYMGGFQCRPPQALPADLEAFMQSSGEHGVVIMSLGTLITALPSEVMEAIAFAFAQLPQKVVWRFIGERPSSLGNNTLLLPWLPQNDLLGHPKTRAFVAHGGTNGIYEAIYHGVPILGLPLLFDQLDNIVRLRARGTARVLDAATVTSGEFLEALKDILENPSYRRNMQKLSHLHRDQPLKPLDKAMFWIEFIIRNKGAPHLCTEAYSMSWYSYYSLDVVAFLLTLTLASLCVCISLWTVCCRKEMKKLKETKTIPKSPKPKLAKKKTE, encoded by the coding sequence ATGGACGGAAGTCACTGGGTCAACATGGAAGTTCTTGTGAAGGAGCTACACTCTCGTGGTCATGAGTTGACCGTGATTCGTCAGCAGAGTAGTTGGTTTGTGCGAGAAAACTCTCCTCACTACACGTCGATCACGGTGAAACTGGAGAAGGAGGAGATCAGCCTGGACTTCTTTGAGAATTCTGCGCGCAGGGTCCTGGAGGGTCGGAGGAAGGGCTCTGTAATGGGAGCCCTGGTCCAAATCACCGAGCTGATTGGTATTCTGAAAGTGGCTCACAGTGCCACTTGTGGCATGCTGTCAATCATGCTGGAGAACAAGACTTTAATGGCCCAAATGAGAGACACAAGATTCGACCTTATGCTCACAGACCCTGGTATGCCTGCTGGTGTTCTCCTGGCACATTACCTCAACTTGCCCATGGTCTACAATGTCCGCTGGATGACCTTAGGTGAAGGGCACTTTTCCATTGCCCCTTCACCTATCTCCTACGTACCTGTTCCAGGATCAGGACTGACTGACAGCATGAGCCTACTGGAGAGGACTCGAAACTTCCTGCACTACGGTCTGAACCTCCTGCAGGAACGTTGGCTGGTCCTGCCAATCTACAGCGACCTCCTGCACCGGCATTTCCCCCCAGAATCAGACCTTCTGGCCATGCAGCGTTCGGCACACGTTTGGCTTGTGCGAGTGGACTTTGTTTTCGAGTTCCCACGCCCATCTATGCCCAACCTGGTCTACATGGGCGGCTTCCAGTGTCGGCCACCCCAGGCGTTGCCTGCCGACCTGGAGGCGTTCATGCAGAGCTCTGGGGAACATGGAGTAGTGATCATGTCTCTGGGCACGTTGATCACTGCGCTGCCCAGTGAAGTTATGGAGGCTATTGCTTTTGCATTTGCCCAGCTCCCGCAGAAGGTGGTGTGGAGGTTCATAGGGGAACGACCTTCGTCTTTGGGGAACAACACCTTGTTGCTTCCCTGGTTGCCTCAGAATGACCTTCTGGGCCATCCCAAGACACGTGCCTTTGTGGCACACGGTGGAACCAATGGAATTTACGAAGCTATCTACCATGGCGTGCCGATTCTGGGACTGCCTCTGCTGTTTGATCAGTTAGACAATATCGTGCGTTTGCGAGCTCGTGGAACAGCGCGAGTTCTGGATGCTGCCACGGTCACATCAGGGGAATTCCTGGAGGCTCTGAAGGACATTTTGGAAAATCCGTCTTACCGCCGCAACATGCAGAAACTCTCTCATCTACACAGAGACCAGCCACTAAAACCTCTGGACAAGGCCATGTTCTGGATAGAGTTCATTATCCGTAATAAAGGAGCACCTCACCTCTGCACTGAAGCCTACAGCATGTCCTGGTATTCCTACTATAGCCTGGATGTGGTAGCGTTTTTGCTGACTCTAACTCtagcctctctctgtgtatgtatctcCCTCTGGACAGTATGCTgtagaaaagaaatgaaaaaacttAAGGAAACAAAAACTATCCCAAAGAGCCCCAAACCAAAACTAGCAAAGAAGAAAACTGAGTGA